The sequence AACTGCTCCCAAATTACTGCGCATATTTATCTGCCGTTTTAGTTTTGGCGGAAACTACTTTCTATGCAGTAGTGCCCCAAGTTTCTGTCTTTGAAGTGTAAATCATAGTTAGACCATTATTATTAATTGTATAATGGTTTGACAAAACTATTCCCCCTATTGGAACACCTCCACTTTTGTAAGTAAAAACGAAAGGTGAAAATTTCACATTTTAGCATTCTAATCCCAAACAAAAAACCCTTGATTTCTCAAGGGTTTCAGCCGTTAAATGATTAACGAATTTCTTTAATACGAGCCGCTTTACCACGTAGGTTACGTAGGTAGTAAAGTTTCGCACGACGTACTTTACCACGACGGATAACTTCTAATTTTGCGATACGTGGAGTATGTACTGGGAAAGTACGTTCCACGCCAACACTGTTAGAAATTTTACGAACAGTGAAAGTTTCGCTGATTCCAGCTCCGCGACGTTTGATTACAACGCCTTCGAATAATTGGATACGTTCGCGAGTACCTTCGACTACTTTCGCATGTACACGTACAGTATCACCCGGACGGAAATTTGGAACATCTGGGTTTAGTTGACTTTTTGTGATTTCATCAATCAGTTTGTTCATGTTTTTCTCTCCTTCCAACAAACATTCATTCATATTAATAATGAAGCGGAATATCGTTATCAGACTGGTCTCTCCAGTCACCTTATTTAGGTTACCATAAACTAGTTTCGCTGTAAAGTTTTTTTCTTACTTTTTCTTTTGATAAAAAGCTTGACCTTGGAGTATGGTTTAATGTTACCTTTAGTATATCAAACGGAGGTGTCAGAGATGGAACAATGGACAGTAAAAGAAATGGCTGCTTATGTGGGGATTTCAGCGGATACATTACGATATTATGAAAAAAACAAGATAATTGTACCTAATCGGTTGGAAAACGGGTATCGTGTGTATAACGCAGAACATCTATTAGAATTAAAATTTATTTTGGTGATGAAATATGCCCGGTTTTCTCTATCTGAAATAAAGCTGATGATGGAATGGCTGAGAAGTGAACCGTCTGTTGCTTGTAATACAGCATCGAAGGAGTTACTTGCACTTAA comes from Listeria monocytogenes and encodes:
- the rplS gene encoding 50S ribosomal protein L19, whose protein sequence is MNKLIDEITKSQLNPDVPNFRPGDTVRVHAKVVEGTRERIQLFEGVVIKRRGAGISETFTVRKISNSVGVERTFPVHTPRIAKLEVIRRGKVRRAKLYYLRNLRGKAARIKEIR
- a CDS encoding MerR family transcriptional regulator, producing the protein MEQWTVKEMAAYVGISADTLRYYEKNKIIVPNRLENGYRVYNAEHLLELKFILVMKYARFSLSEIKLMMEWLRSEPSVACNTASKELLALKAAEIKQTIAHYTKIAALLEELPQMDEVQDYSTVQKDVNTFVEHIFTDIRKDGF